Within the Vigna radiata var. radiata cultivar VC1973A unplaced genomic scaffold, Vradiata_ver6 scaffold_658, whole genome shotgun sequence genome, the region TGCTATTGATGTCCTTATCACGAAGAACATTGAATTGGAGGACGCAATTAAGAAGAATTTGTCTGTCATAGAAGAGTTGAagaatgaaaatgctaaacTGACAAACGAGAAGCACGAACTTAAGACGTTATTTGAATCTTTGGAGAGGAGATATAGTAAACTCCGTGTCAGTGATGTGAAATTGGAAGAGAGAATTATGCCTTTGATGAGTGAAGATGCCTCTGATTGTGGGAACACTGAAGTGCAGCCCGATTATGGAGTTTCTTTTGCTGTCAAAGATGAGAAGGATGATAGTGACCACGAGCTTGAAAATGACACTGGGGAGCCTATTTCTTTACAAAGGGATGAAGATACTCATAACTATATTGATACTGGCACTGGTCAGAGTTCCAAAAAAGGGAACAAGGAGGATGCTATAGGTGCATTAggtatgaaaatgaaaattctgTTCTCTTTTTCGTCTCTTACATCTATAATacagatttacatttttataatttcctttaaaaatatttaattggatTACACTGAATTGATTAATATACTTCAGTCATATTTCTTTATACCCTGAACCATGAGATTTATTGAGAGAAGGAAATAGCTATTGGGGGAAATAATGTTTTagtaaattaattgaaatggtGTGGTGAGGCAAGCAATTCTTGATCAAACTGGATTAATTGAAGATTGAATCAGATTACATTCAAATACTCATAAAATTATCATAGTTTGCAACTATTAGTAGACAAAATTTAAGAACATACAGTCCTCACATAATCTAGTCTTGTTGTTGAAGtaacaatatcataaataaGTTCACCACAATATTGAGGTTTGGTGGCCCAAGTTTACACAATGaatttattacttttgaatAGAAGACTAAGGTGTCCACTTGCAAATGCAAGGTAAGGCAGTTAGCAAGTGATCCAAATGGTAGGTCAGACCATTCGTTGGACCCCCTCACAGACAGCTTTTTAGCGCCAAATTACCCCTGTTTCCAGCCTAAGGTATTTTATGTTCTTATCCTCACACCAAACACAACATTGTTCCCGTTGTCTTCCTCAGATTTTCAACCCATGGCTTGATTTGTTGTAGAATCCTGGTCTTCTATAGTATTTGAGGGTCCTAATTTTAAACTGCAAGTCatctcttttgagttttcttcctttctccTGATAATGTTTTCTTTCTATAACAAAAGAGCAAACAGAAGCATGCAAAGAAGGGAACTCATTTTGTTTAtccatacaaaaaaaattacatgtatCTGCTCTGAATTTGATCAAAGTATACGTAGTTAATTACCTGAAGAATCGGAGGCTGTATTTTTCACGAAATGCTAAGACAACAACcaatttttttacttgtatTCCAGAATCTACTACTCTTCATTCTCCTAGCTTTTGCCTGaagtatataattttaacaaaataatgttaagTTTTAACACATATTCTTTGTACATGCAGGAGTAAAATTCAAATTGGAAAAGGAGATCGGAGACCtaagtgatgatgaagatgatgatgataagtACACATCACAAGGNTTGCATGGAGAGAAAgctatttatcaaataattgaagaaaatgaaccTCCACAAAGGGTTGAAATTATCAAAAGAAAACGTGCTTCTGATATCCAGGCTTCTACTTCCACATTTACATTCTCTGctgatttatttgaaaaagaaaatctcccTGTAAAGAGAAGTAAGTTCTCTAATCAATATTATATGTGAAATTTTAGATTAGTTCTTAGTTTAAACATATCTTTGTGTTGGAATTGTATATCTAGCCATGGTAGTCGCACTTTAAATCTTTCTGAATGATTATGATATAGGCACGAAGTATGACTTTGCTCAATGACTTTTATTTGTTGGAAAATCTAAAGTAGAGTTCTCTCCTAAtcaaatttttatctttttttttttcatcttcaaagCTCAGATTTGCTACTTTGTGTTAGGATATAGGGTATTTGTATATAATGGGAAATGGGATTAGGATAGAAGGCAGAGGAATTGTATAAATAGATTGATTGTATAGTTAGAAGGCAGTTTTGGAACATTGTTTGTTGACAGACCCTTAGACCTTGGAAGAGGGTTATGCCTCTGTATCTTGACTGTACAAATGATTCTTTCTGTGAATAATACAAGATTCATCTCATTTCTTTCTGTTATACTTGTGTGAGAGTGTATGAGGGTGTTCTTGATCAGGTTTCGTATTCAAAAACCTATGACTCTGTTTGAAGCATACAAGTTCAGTGTAACTCAGACCAACATGTtgtaaaattttagtaaaaaaattattccatcATCCTAAATCTCCCTCTatttaacttctttttcctctatTAGGATTTGTTTATGTCTTTCTCATCTTATTCTGGTATTGTTTGAAGATGTAGGTAagattaattgtatatttttccTCTGCTAAggtatttttctctttctttcatttagtgcaaaaataattctttttttcccaACATATTCTGGGTTGATTTAAATTACAGTTAACATTCTTAAATGTTTGGCATGTTATATATGTTACTGCTTATATAGTTGTTGTGACTTTGGATTGCCCGTTAGATTGAATTTGGACTGCTTATATAGTTTTGATAAATGTTTCACACTCACCATCTGTGCTCACTCACACATTCAACCtatccttcatcttcttctcttcacACCACCGCTTGCTTCCTCCAAGCAATTTGAGGACAAGTAGCAACCCTTCCCACACACCAAGGCTTTGCACCATTCAATTCCTCTTCTCTTCAATTCAAGTAGTGATCTCCTTTTCTAATTTTCTGTTCTAATAACACTTTGATTGATGTTTATGTTGTTAAATAATTCGTCATGTGTTTTTCGTTAATTGTCTGTACAAATTCCCTTAATTTGTGATTTGTATGATTGTTGTTATCCATTGTGTGAGCACTTCTGGCGATGGCTAAGTCACGCTCAAAACCAGATGTGCAGAGGGCCTCAGCACCACTAGCTCGGGAACACGCCACACCGCGCCCCAGCGCCCTGGCCAAGGGGCGCCCTAGCACTAGCGAGTCAAGATTGACCCTGTGTTTTGAAATTGCTTGCACtgtcaatttaattttttgcatTCACAATTCATTTGTTTTGCTTCAATTACATTTCATTCACAAttgtttcaatttcaatttcagcATCTCTACAATTAATTGTTTGATGAATGATAGCTCTCATAAGTATATCAAGGTTATGTTTTTGATGTTCTTTAATGGTGTTTGTGAGTCAATTTTCTTTGTTATGAACTGAACCATGTGCTGTCACTGAGTTTAACCTTAGGCTAGTAGAAAGGAATCACAACACTGCATTATCAGAATCTGTGCTAGCCGTACCCCAGCGCCCTCTGCTGAGGGGCACCCAGGCGCCAGCGGGCCAAAGTTTTGGCCTGCTCTGCTGGTTTTCGTTTCTGTTTCCAGATTTCTATACTCCACCTTGTTTTTCATAATCTTGTTTGATGATACACTGTGTTTTATGCCCTGTGAACTTATGATTGTGCACCCTAATGAATGTTTGTTGCAAATGTCTATCTAATTTAATTGATCACGTTTGTCACTCTTTGGTTCAATTTCTTTATGCAGGACTGGCTTTTCCTTCAAGCTCCAAACGCATGAAAGCAACTGCTGGCCAATCTTCTAGAGGCCATATGAGGAAGGAAAAAGTTCACTCTCATTTATTCCTAACCAAGGACCATCAAAAGAACTTCTCTATGGTTAAGAACAGAAAattgttgatggagaggaaggttaCCTTGTTATCACATGAAATACCTGACTTTCAAAATGAAATCATGGAGCGCCATTGGGACAACTTGGCAACCTATCCAGCCCCTGCCAACATTGAGTTGGTTAGAGAATTTTATGCCAATGCACGAATCTTCTCCAAGGATGCTGAACCCTTTTTGAGTTATGTACGTGGTAAACGCATCCCTTTTGATGCAGACACCATTAATACCTTCTTGAACATAGAATGGCGAGGAGGCAACCAACCATGTCAATATGCTCAATTCTTAGCTGAAGACATTGACTATGAGGAAATCGAAGGAACTTTATGCATCCCTGGAGGCTCTTTCCAAAGAAATAGGCAAGGAAAACCTCTACACATCCAGAGATTTCTCCTTACTCCATTAAGCAAATTCTGGATGGCGATAATACATGCAAATATTTCTCCTTGTTCTCATACGTCGGACGTTACAACAAACCGCGCCATTATCCTTTATTGCATCCTCACAAGCCGATCAATAAACTTGGGTAAGTTAATTGCTAATGAGATCAGTTTGTGTGCCCATGCTGTTCATGTTGCTTTGGgacatccatctttgatcacacATTTATGCCAGTTAGCGGGGGTTGATATCTCAACACCACCTCTCGAGAGACCTCGAAAAGCAATTGACATATCATACTACTTTCAGTATTGTTTACTAGATGAGGATGGTGTCATTATCCCACCACCGCAGCCTCCCAGGATCCATCATCGGCCTCAACCTGTTCGTCCTCCAACTGACCCATACCAAATGATGGAGATGAAGATGGCATTATTAGATGCCAAGTTGGAGGCACTGCACAGAAGCAACCTAGCTCAAGCAGAAATGATGAGACAAATTTACTTTGCTTCTTCCAGCCCCGACTTTATGTCACTAGAGGAATATGCCGCTCGAGTAGCTTGGCCTGGAGACTAGACTCAATTTATCGGGGGAGATGGAGCTGCTGCAGATAGTGCAGACACTGATGACGAGGATGATCATGACACGGATGATGCTGATGAAATGAGAAAGAGGAAGCAGATGATGCTGAtaatgatgaggaggatgaggAAGCTGATGACAATGATGCTGATAAGATACTGATATGAGTGATTAAAGCACGTCATGGGATGCAAgggaaatataaatttatagaacTTGGAAATGTTTAAGACATGTATAGCTGCTAGAAGAATTATAATATGTTTCTTTAGTATATGTTGTGTTCATGTAATTTTGTGATACAATCATTGTGCtgaattttctgttttattggCAGCTTATTCCTGAAGTAGGTGGATAATTATTCAAATCCGTGTTGTTGAATTTTCAATTGTCGCTTGcttaataaatataagttgTCAGATTTGTTTCCATATTAAGATTGTATAGATATATTACACGAAAAATGACAGCACTTTCTGTtttcttatttaagaaaaattgaagtttcagtaatgatttgttttttccccgttttaaaatgttaaattttttcttagtttattattatagaattaatctataaaatattattggcTACTCATTATTAATAAACTAAATCATATGTAAatttgagttaaaaaataattcatatctgaatttaagataataaataaaatgataaattctCTTATCcatcttttatataataagaatgtagcttaaataataaaattattttagtttctggaaaataaattagtttagcTAAAAAAATGGAACATATAGTTAACTAAATCAATAATTCGATTAATTTAGTTAAACTTGTTGCTGAAGTATACTTTCTAGTTGGGTTTGGATAAACTACTTTTCAatttacttgattttttttttatatattt harbors:
- the LOC106754938 gene encoding uncharacterized protein LOC106754938; protein product: MAFQSKTEPGSRPKSIPTATENGYGEMDTCELVAVLRIAYKIADFDKIQQELVKREAKLRAEIGPLREKIELESLKRIEVEERLKIREEQCEKGKRAQGNYEQLLKEVKTGGLVEKHAIEELRKKNLALEREVYELEQFRKKMVDDVKSMDELRDKIRVLKEEKVGDKNAIDVLITKNIELEDAIKKNLSVIEELKNENAKLTNEKHELKTLFESLERRYSKLRVSDVKLEERIMPLMSEDASDCGNTEVQPDYGVSFAVKDEKDDSDHELENDTGEPISLQRDEDTHNYIDTGTGQSSKKGNKEDAIGALGVKFKLEKEIGDLSDDEDDDDKYTSQGLHGEKAIYQIIEENEPPQRVEIIKRKRASDIQASTSTFTFSADLFEKENLPVKRRLAFPSSSKRMKATAGQSSRGHMRKEKVHSHLFLTKDHQKNFSMVKNRKLLMERKVTLLSHEIPDFQNEIMERHWDNLATYPAPANIELVREFYANARIFSKDAEPFLSYVRGKRIPFDADTINTFLNIEWRGGNQPCQYAQFLAEDIDYEEIEGTLCIPGGSFQRNRQGKPLHIQRFLLTPLSKFWMAIIHANISPCSHTSDVTTNRAIILYCILTSRSINLGKLIANEISLCAHAVHVALGHPSLITHLCQLAGVDISTPPLERPRKAIDISYYFQYCLLDEDGVIIPPPQPPRIHHRPQPVRPPTDPYQMMEMKMALLDAKLEALHRSNLAQAEMMRQIYFASSSPDFMSLEEYAARVAWPGD